The DNA region ACGTGGCGCGCATCGACCACTTCAGGGGGCTGGTCGCGTACTGGGAGGTGCCGGCGAGTCACCAGACCGCGGTCGGCGGCAGGTGGGTCGAGGTCCCGACCGACGAATTCTTCGGCATGCTGAAGAAGCGCTTCCACGAGCTGCCGATCCTGGCCGAGGACCTGGGGCTCATCACCCCGGACGTGAAGGCCGCGATGAACAGGCTCGGTTTCCCCGGCATGAAGGTCCTGCTGTTCGCCTTCAACGAGGACAACCCGGAGCACCCGTATCTGCCCCACAACTACGAGCGCAACTGCGTGGTCTACACCGGCACGCACGACAACAACACCTCAAGGGGGTGGTTCGCCGGCGAGGCGCAGCCGGAGGAGAGGAAGCGCTTCGAGGCCTACGCTGGCCGCAAGGTCTCCGAGGCGGCGGTCAGCGGCGAGATGATCAGGCTCGCGATGATGTCCGTGGCGGACACCGTGATAATCCCGATGCAGGACGTGCTTGGGCTGGGCGCCGAGTGCCGCATGAACCAGCCCGCGACCGTGGACGGCAACTGGCGCTGGAGGCTCACTGCGGGGCAGCTGACCGATGAGACGGCAGATTACCTTGCCCGGATCACAAAGATCTACGGCCGTGCCGTATAACAGATCGGCAAAATTCAAACCGTTGTAATCCTTGGCCAATATCTTCCCTCATCCCCCGTTTTCGAACCGCTTCAAATAAAAAAATAAAAGACTATAGAAACAGGATAGTTGGGTGTGTTAATATAAAGTCCCTTATTAAGGAGTTATGCGAATATGAAGATCACCGGGAACGGTTTTGATTATACCTATTTCCTGCGCGACACCTGGAACAGGTGGGCCAGACTCGTGGTGGATAGAAACGAGAACCTGAGGCCCGGTGAGCGCGCGAGGCTCAAAGCAGCCCTGGGTTTCCCCGACACCTTCGAGAACGGCATCAGCGAGTATCTGCTCTACAAGGCCCTGCGCAGCAGCGACAGCGCCATGGCCCGAGGCAAGGCTGAGGAGCTCGCCTTCACATCCAGGCGATTCGCAAGGATGGAGCAGTTCCTCGCGGCGCGCGAGGCGAGGGATGAGATGCACAACGTGATCCCGCTCGTGCGGCAGGTCTCGAGACCGCGGCCTGCCTTCGATCCGCTGATCGCCTCGGGGTTCGGGGTCTTCTTCGGGATGCAGCCGCCTCCGGTGGCCGCCATCTTCAGGCCGGCCGCGGCGATGCCCTAGTCGGAGGCATCGCTTCCACGCCTTGACAAAGAGCTCGCCATAATCTGAACTCCGCACTCCTATCGCATCGGAGGTCCGTCTTGCTGAACAGCCCTGCACTCGCATCCGCAATCCCGAGGGACGCCCTCGTCAGGTCAACGCTCTCGCTGGCCTGCGCGGTACTGGTCGGCTTCTCCGCGCTCGTCAGGTTCCCGGTGCCGGGATCCCCCGTCCCCGCCACCCTGCAGACCTTCGCGCTGCTCGCGTGCGCGGGCATGCTCGGGTGGCGATACGCGTTGCAGATGGCAGGCTGGTATCTGGCGCTCGGCCTCGCCGGGGCCCCGTTCTTCGCAGGCGCGGGCCTGGGCGTTACCGGGGGGTATCTTGCGGGGTTCGTCGCCGCTGCCGCAGTCGCCGGATTCGCCGGGCGTCGCACGCTCGGAATCGCGGCCAGGTGCGCGCTCTTCATCGCAGCGGCGCTGGCGATCTACGCGCCGGGGCTGATCTGGCTCAAGGCGGCGACCGGCGCTGGCTGGGGCGCGGCCCTCGCAATGGGTCTCTATCCGTTCATTTTCGCCGATGTCGTGAAGGCGGTCGCCGCAGCCCTCGCGGTCCACGCGAGCGTGCGCTGGTACGGACCTAACGGAAGATCGCGAGCAGGACTCCCGCCGCCACCGCGGTGCCTATGACCCCCGCCACGTTCGGCCCCATCGCGTGCATGAGCAGGTAGTTGTTCGGGTTCTCGCGCTGGCCCTCGACCGCGGCGACACGCGCGGCCATTGGGACCGCGGACACCCCCGCAGCCCCGATGAGCGGGTTCACCTTGCCCCCGGTGAGGCGGTACATGAGCTTGCCCAGCATCACCCCCGCGGCGGTCGATATCCCGAAGGCGAAGAGCCCGAGCGCGATGATGCCCAGGGTCTCGACCCGCAGGAACTTCTCGGCGGAGAGCTTGGTCGCTATCCCCAGCCCCAGCACGATGGTGACGATGTTGATGAGCTCGTTCTGCGCGGTCTTGGACAGCCTCTCAACCACGCCCGACTCGCGCATGAGGTTTCCCAGGGCGAGCATCCCGATCAGCGGCGCCGCGGTCGGCAGAAAGAGTATGCAGAGGAGCAGAAGCGCGAGGGGGAAGATGATCCTCTCCATCTTCGAGACCGGCCTGAGCTGCTCCATCACCGTGCGCCGCTCCTCCCTCGTGGTGAGCGCCCTCATGATGGGCGGCTGTATCAGCGGCACGAGCGCCATGTAGGAGTAGGCGGCCACCGCGATCGCCCCCATGAGGTTGGGCGACAGCTGGCTCGATAGGAATATGGATGTCGGGCCGTCCGCGCCGCCTATTATGCCGATCGAGCAGGCGTCGCGCAGCGTGAAGGCGAACCCCGCGAACCTCGTGAGCAGCAGCGCGCCGAGCACCGTTGCGAACACGCCGAACTGCGCTGCGGCGCCCAGCAGCGCGGTCTTGGGGTTCGCGATCAGCGGGCCGAAGTCGGTCAGCGCGCCGATGCCCATGAAGATGAGCAGGGGGCAGACCTCGGTGGCGATGCCGATGTCGAAGAAGTACTTGAGCAACCCCCCCTCCTGCGCGATGCCGCCCATGGGTATGTTGGTGAGGATCGCGCCGAAGCCTATGGGCACGAGCAGGAGCGGCTCGAACCTCTTCACTATCGCGAGGTATAGAAGGATCCCGCCTATGACTATCATCACGAGCTTCATCCATCCGGCCGCGGTTTCGTAGTCCTCGTCGACGTGCGGCAGCAGCATCGTGGCCGGCTCAGGGTCGCCGCTTCTGCGGTATATGAACTGGTAGATGCCGGTGGTGCGGGCGAGGCTCCCTATCAGCTGTCCGAAGCCGGCCAGCCTCTCTCCGGGGGACCTTGCGCCCTGGGCGTGCGCCGGTGGCGCGAACGCCGCGAGGATGAACGCCGCGAACACAGCTGCGAGGATCGTCTTTTTCATTCTCTCCCCTGTCTCCTGAGCGCGTAGAGCGGCTGGCCCTGCGCGAACTCGACCCCCTCGCTCACGAAGTGGCGGTGCACCGAGCCCGATTCGGAGGCCTTGATCTCGGTCTCCATCTTCATCGCCTCGATGACCATCACCGTCTCGCCCGCCTCGACGCGGCTCCCCGGCTGCCTCACGATCCTCAGCACGCGGCCCGCGAGCGGCGCGCTCACCACCTCCACGCCCTGCTCCTGCGGGACCCCCTCGGTCTGCAGATGGGTCTTCGCGATCCTCATCTCCGATGGGCCGATCGACTCGCCGTCGTGGACCGCCACGTTGTAGGGGACGCCGTCCACGACCACGGTGTACATGGCGGACGAGGCGGCCCTCGCCTCGGGCCCCGCGGAGGGGTTCGTCGCGTCGCTTTTCTCCTCGGCGGGCGCGACCCCCTTCTCCCGCGCCTCGAAGAATCCCGGGGCCACCTTGGGGAAGAGGGCGTAGGTGAGCACGTCCTCCAGCGATTTTGCCTTGGGGCCGATCTCTTTCTTGAGCCTCTCAAGCTCGGGCTCGATGAGGTCCGCGGGCCTCGCCTCTATAGGCTCCTCTCGGCCCAGCGCCTTGCGCTGTATCTCCCGGTCCACGGGCGCGGGGGTCCGGCCGTAGCGGCCGGCGAGGAGCGCCTTTGTCTCCGCGGTGATCGTGGCGTAGCGCTCGCCCTGCAGGACGTTGAGCACCGCCTGGGTGCCCACTATCTGCGAGGTGGGGGTGACCAGCGGCGGGTAGCCCAGCTCCTTTCTCACCTTCGGTATCTCGCGCATCACCTCGTCGATCTTGTCCAGGGCCTTCTGCTGCCTGAGCTGGCTCTCCAGGTTGGAGAGCATGCCGCCCGGTATCTGGCTCGTGAGTATGCGGGCGTCCGCCGACGCGAAGGAGCTCTCGAACTCCGAGTAGTTCTGCCTGATGCCGCGGAAGTGCTCCGCTATCTCGGCGAGAAGGTCGAGGTTGAGGCCGGTGTCGTACGGCGTGCGCGAGAGCATGGCGACGATGGTCTCGGTGGGGGGATGGGAAGTCCCGAGCGAGAGCGACGATATGGCGGTGTCCACCATGTCGCAGCCCGCCTCTATCGCCTTGACGAGCGTGGTCGTGGCCATGCCGGTGGTCGCGTGGCTGTGCACCGAGACTGGGATGCGCACGTTCGCCTTCATCCCGGCCACGAGGTTGAATCCTTCGGTCGGGGAGAGCAGCCCCGCCATGTCCTTTATGCAGATCGAGTCGCACCCCATTCCCTCTAGGGAGATCGCGTTCTCGATGAAGCCTTCGTTCGTGTGGAACGGGCTGACGGTGTACGATATGGTCCCCTGCGCGTGCTTGCCGGCCGCCTTCACCGCGGTGACCGCGCGCTCGAGGTTGCGCACGTCGTTGAGCGCGTCGAAGACCCTGAAGATGTCGACGCCGTTGGCCGCCGCTCTCTCGACGAAGGCGTCGACCACGTCGTCGGCGTAATTGCGGTAGCCCAGCAGGTTCTGGCCGCGGAGCAGCATCTGCAGCCTGGTGTTCGGCATCGCCTTCCTGAGCTCGCGGATCCGCTCCCACGGGTCCTCGCGCAGGAACCTGATGCAGGAGTCGAAGGTGGCCCCGCCCCAGCACTCGATCGACCAGTAGCCGACCGAGTCGAGTTTCTTGGCGATCGCGAGCATGTCGCGGGTGCGCATGCGCGTGGCCAGGAGCGACTGGTGCGCGTCGCGCAGCACGACCTCCGTTATGCCGATCCTGCGGTGCTCTGTCATTGCCCCTTCCTTTCGCCGCGGAACCTCGCTACGGCGGCAGAGATGGCCGCTGCGACCGCCCCTGCGCCCGGGGACCGCTGCTCGCCCGGCGCGGCCGGCCTGTCCCAGCCCCCCGCCTTTATGATCCATGTGGTGAGCGCGGTCGCACCGACCAGCATCGCGAGGATCAGAAAAACCACCCCCATGCCTATGACCATTATCTGAAGCCCGTCGCGGATCATCTCAGGTCCTTTCCGGCCCGCAGGCCAGGCGGATCACCTCTCCGGATGAGTGGGAGCTCACGCGCCCCGGCCCCTCCTCGATGATTATGGATCCGTCCTCGGAGAACCCCCTGACGACTCCCTCCACGATCCTCGAGCCCAGGTCAAGGGCCACCCTCTCGCCTGTCAGGCAGCATCGCCCCTGCCACTCCTTCGCCACCGCCGCGGCGCCTCCCGCCCTGAGGGAGTCGTAGAGCGCGCCGAAGCGCGAAAGCAAAGGCTGCATGAGCTCCATGGGTTCGCGGGGCCTCCCGGTCTCGATGAGCAGCGATGTGGCCGGCCGTTCGATGTGTGCCAGGGCCGCCCTGTCCTGGTTCACGTTGATCCCGGCGCTCACCACCACGAAGTCGAGCCTTTCGCCGGTGACGCTCGCCTCCGCGAGCACCCCCGCTATCTTGGCTTTGCCCGCCATCACGTCGTTCGGCCAGCGTATGTAGGCGGGGACGCCCGCATCCTCGAGCGCCGCTGAGATCGAGGCGGCGAGCATGTGCCCCGTGAGCGGGGCGGTCGCCGGGGGGAATCCGGGCTTGAGCACGATGGAGAAGAGCAGGGACGAATCGATGGGCGCAGACCAGACCCTCCCGCGCCTGCCCCGTCCCTCTCGCTGGAAATCGGCGGTCACGATCATCCGGTCCGGGAGCTCCGCCCCCCTGGACATGGCGTAGGAGTGGGTGGAGCCGATCTCCCTGAAATGGATCCTCTCGTGAAATCGGTGCATAGGGGAGAGGCGATCTATCATCCAACTGCGCACATGACAAGGGTTTTTGAGCACGGGCACGCGGGCGTTGCACTTATCGCCGCCATGCGTACACTCTGCCGCTCAAAGGGGGAGGGGAAATGGGCGAGAAGAAGATCGCGACCGGCAAAGAGGGGGTCATCTACTGCGCGCCGGCCATGCCGGTGCTCATCGTGGGGGCGAACGTCTACAAAAAGCCCAACTTCATCACCGTGGCCTGGAGCGGGGTGGCCTGCGGCGACCCCCCGATGATCGCGGTGGCGATCAGGCACAGCCGCTACACCCTCATCGGCATGAGGCAGAACAGGACCTTCTCGCTCAACGTGCCGACCGAGTCGATCGTGAAGGAGACCGATTTCTGCGGCATGGCCTCCGGCGCGAAGGTGGACAAGGCGGCGAAGTGCGGCTTCGAGGTCTTCTACGGGAAGCTCGGCACGGCGCCGATGATCGCGCAGTGCCCCGCAAGCGTGGAGTGCAGCGTGCACAAGACGGAGAACCTGGGGAGCCACGTGCTGGTCATCGGGAAGATGGAGGAGGGGCACGTCTCGGAGTCGTGCCTCACCGCCGGCAGGCCCGACATCGACAAGATGAAGACCTTCGTCTACACAGTCTCGCCGGAGAAGCTCTATCGCTCGGTGGGGGCCGCGATCGCGCAGGCGTTCAGCGCGGGCAGGGAGATAGGTTGAGGTTCTACGCGGACATCCACGTGCACTCGAAATACTCGCGCGCGACCGCGCGCAACTGCGATCTCGAAAACCTGGCCCTCTGGGCCGGCAGGAAGGGGATCGCGGTGGTGGGCACGGGCGACTTCACGCATCCGGCGTGGTTTGGAGAAATCAGGCGGAAGCTCTCAGGCGACGGGAGCGGGCTCTTCACCTTGCGCGGCGACGACTCCGGTGTGAGGTTCATCCTCTCGGTGGAGATCTCGACCATCTACAAGAAGGGCGATGCGGTGAGAAAGGTCCACCACGTGATCTGCGTGCCTTCGTTCGAGGCTGCGGAGAAGATATCCCGGGCCTTGGGGAGGATAGGGAACATCTCGTCCGACGGCAGGCCGATCCTGGGGCTCGACTCTCGCGACCTGCTCGAGATCGTGCTGGAGAGCGATCCCGGGTCGTTCCTCGTCCCGGCCCACATCTGGACGCCGTGGTTCTCGGCCCTGGGATCGAAGTCGGGCTTCGACTCCATAGACGAGTGCTACGCCGATCTTGCGGGCCACATATTCGCCGTGGAGACCGGGCTGTCGTCGGACCCTGCGATGAATTGGCGCGTCTCTTCTCTCGACAGGTTCAGGCTCGTCTCGAACTCCGATGCGCACTCGCCGCAGAAGCTGGGCCGGGAGGCCTCGATCTTCGACTGCGAGTCCTCCTACGGCGGGATCATGCGCGCCCTGAAGGAGGGGGAGGGCTACGTCGGCGCGGTCGAGTTCTTCCCCGAGGAGGGGAAGTACCACGCGGACGGCCACAGAGGATGCGGGGTCAGGCTCACCCCCGCGGAGACAAGGCGCCTGAAAGGCATCTGTCCCGTGTGCTCGCGGCCGCTCACCGTGGGGGTCCTGCACAGGGTGGAGGAGCTCGCGGACAGGCCGGCGGGTTCGCAGCCTCCCGCCACCGCAGGCGAGGTGAAAAGCCTAGTCCCGCTCTGCGAGATCGTCTCCGAGATCATGGGGCGGGGGCCGGCCACCAAGGGCGTCCTGGCGCGCTGCGAAACGCTGCTTGAGAAACTGGGGAGCGAGCTGGCGATACTGACCGAGGTCCCGACGGAGGAGATCGGCCGCGAGTGGCCGCCGCTGGCCGAGGCAATGGCGAGGCTCCGCAGGGGTGAGGTCTTCCGCGAGGCGGGATACGACGGGGAGTACGGGACGATCAGGCTGTTCGGTGAAGGGGAGCTTGCGCAGGGCGATCGCCTTTAGATGTCTAATCGTATGAATTATTTGGCTATTTTGCCCTTGTAATTAAACAGGCGTTGGGCTAGGTTCCCGCCCCACTTTTGATTTCGGGCGTTTAGCCCCGGCGCCCGCATGATTTTTGCAGCGCAA from Pseudomonadota bacterium includes:
- a CDS encoding sodium ion-translocating decarboxylase subunit beta codes for the protein MLLPHVDEDYETAAGWMKLVMIVIGGILLYLAIVKRFEPLLLVPIGFGAILTNIPMGGIAQEGGLLKYFFDIGIATEVCPLLIFMGIGALTDFGPLIANPKTALLGAAAQFGVFATVLGALLLTRFAGFAFTLRDACSIGIIGGADGPTSIFLSSQLSPNLMGAIAVAAYSYMALVPLIQPPIMRALTTREERRTVMEQLRPVSKMERIIFPLALLLLCILFLPTAAPLIGMLALGNLMRESGVVERLSKTAQNELINIVTIVLGLGIATKLSAEKFLRVETLGIIALGLFAFGISTAAGVMLGKLMYRLTGGKVNPLIGAAGVSAVPMAARVAAVEGQRENPNNYLLMHAMGPNVAGVIGTAVAAGVLLAIFR
- a CDS encoding OadG family protein, with the protein product MIRDGLQIMVIGMGVVFLILAMLVGATALTTWIIKAGGWDRPAAPGEQRSPGAGAVAAAISAAVARFRGERKGQ
- a CDS encoding flavin reductase family protein; this translates as MPVLIVGANVYKKPNFITVAWSGVACGDPPMIAVAIRHSRYTLIGMRQNRTFSLNVPTESIVKETDFCGMASGAKVDKAAKCGFEVFYGKLGTAPMIAQCPASVECSVHKTENLGSHVLVIGKMEEGHVSESCLTAGRPDIDKMKTFVYTVSPEKLYRSVGAAIAQAFSAGREIG
- a CDS encoding biotin transporter BioY, whose translation is MLNSPALASAIPRDALVRSTLSLACAVLVGFSALVRFPVPGSPVPATLQTFALLACAGMLGWRYALQMAGWYLALGLAGAPFFAGAGLGVTGGYLAGFVAAAAVAGFAGRRTLGIAARCALFIAAALAIYAPGLIWLKAATGAGWGAALAMGLYPFIFADVVKAVAAALAVHASVRWYGPNGRSRAGLPPPPRCL
- a CDS encoding biotin--[acetyl-CoA-carboxylase] ligase → MHRFHERIHFREIGSTHSYAMSRGAELPDRMIVTADFQREGRGRRGRVWSAPIDSSLLFSIVLKPGFPPATAPLTGHMLAASISAALEDAGVPAYIRWPNDVMAGKAKIAGVLAEASVTGERLDFVVVSAGINVNQDRAALAHIERPATSLLIETGRPREPMELMQPLLSRFGALYDSLRAGGAAAVAKEWQGRCCLTGERVALDLGSRIVEGVVRGFSEDGSIIIEEGPGRVSSHSSGEVIRLACGPERT
- the oadA gene encoding sodium-extruding oxaloacetate decarboxylase subunit alpha, producing the protein MTEHRRIGITEVVLRDAHQSLLATRMRTRDMLAIAKKLDSVGYWSIECWGGATFDSCIRFLREDPWERIRELRKAMPNTRLQMLLRGQNLLGYRNYADDVVDAFVERAAANGVDIFRVFDALNDVRNLERAVTAVKAAGKHAQGTISYTVSPFHTNEGFIENAISLEGMGCDSICIKDMAGLLSPTEGFNLVAGMKANVRIPVSVHSHATTGMATTTLVKAIEAGCDMVDTAISSLSLGTSHPPTETIVAMLSRTPYDTGLNLDLLAEIAEHFRGIRQNYSEFESSFASADARILTSQIPGGMLSNLESQLRQQKALDKIDEVMREIPKVRKELGYPPLVTPTSQIVGTQAVLNVLQGERYATITAETKALLAGRYGRTPAPVDREIQRKALGREEPIEARPADLIEPELERLKKEIGPKAKSLEDVLTYALFPKVAPGFFEAREKGVAPAEEKSDATNPSAGPEARAASSAMYTVVVDGVPYNVAVHDGESIGPSEMRIAKTHLQTEGVPQEQGVEVVSAPLAGRVLRIVRQPGSRVEAGETVMVIEAMKMETEIKASESGSVHRHFVSEGVEFAQGQPLYALRRQGRE